A part of Synchiropus splendidus isolate RoL2022-P1 chromosome 19, RoL_Sspl_1.0, whole genome shotgun sequence genomic DNA contains:
- the aatka gene encoding serine/threonine-protein kinase LMTK1 isoform X1, with protein sequence MLFVLHVTVMSSAFFNPSFAFSSHFDTDGAPLSELSWPSSLAVVAVSFSGLFTFVFLMLACLCCKKGDIGFKELDNTEGEEYQADLSVLTSPNSQNGPEVYILPLTEVSLPVSKQPGRSIQLLKSSDLGRHSLLYLKDIGHGWFGKVLLGEVNMGLSTTQVVVKELKASASVQEQMQFLEEVQPYRTLQHPALLQCLAQCSEVTPYLLVMEFCPLGDLKSYLSGCRLTDSETPDPLVLQRMACDVASGLLHLHKNNFIHNDLALRNCLLTSEMTVKIGDYGLSHSRYKEDYYVTPDQIWVPLRWIAPELIDEVHGNLLLVDQTKSSNIWSLGVTVWELFELGNQPYRLYSDRQVLTYAVKEQQLKLPKPQMQFPLVERWYEVMQFCWLQPELRPSSEEVHLLVTYLCAKGSSEAEEDFEQRWNTLKPNLLGSATHTSLILTPTAASTDGTRQTSAGERASSASSSFPLLDHFSDSYQSDTGDDLLTVTETSHGLNFEYKWEEARAEQPYCSSSTSGPLGQGNPHYQDIYYSSKGSPSEGCKGGSLSSSVSPSYYESEHPSVVPVLSAHSPSVSSEYYIRIEETADCSINMDDHIEDYSPSHEASNSRSSSESGTAAPPPQPIAYWSTANNTQSTSYDSDTSPTVQLTTAPLLRRSSNTSLTKLSHSHDSSSRQTDYCEPQCSSKPRTRQPEMESSPANASRPTGQSENLSSSHAVSSPSLGFCDPYLEASDTCRNKVDPLEKTLPVVNHVSVDLGTDDSLLVSQEANHELLDEVTHWTSNRSANNNILSFDSRHSVGCNYLDLHYDPRAMWSLTKATTKTFHNIRSVEAEGAVSGSDRNPSELGSYIYLCPKDRETLHSEPKMVPEPIHVNSPSFKEPKERAGELASSGLRDQQLPYQSSSEREEDVSFRARGIGLGDLGICSEDEEDDIADITSGLFADFNLDFAEDEELSPLKNLGGTPVSTDAFTLSMESPSDQAFSPDPFPLLPKSLDSGYDTENNASPEFIFREFEDFQESYGSQTLEEESGTLQHVRLAQGFSKRAAELKLTGQTEKNPYRDSAYFSESENEKTPREEGTRFFSSDCDVHADRCDDALIQREVKCEQLKMCHLWEGDQSSNRLDSAPALSMLAPFPAQMGGCLTKESAPAENNLDLETEHSGEEQCTELSAESESASGVQEASANCEDGNKAGDSCCAGHFSSSDSTLDDYREENGERSTEEEEIPEFNHVPEETEDRGKSLINGEDFEDIDAEECDSQDSLCEESNGHVDLSSSSSLLELCGENVRAPLEEAEDEDDSDDSESDEELRIYNIQEEESEESEEDLSTVPVVVSDCSSASHLRSLLKMPSVISQSFCDELERKKKAVSFFDDVTVFLFDQESPTGELADYTFSNCGESSKPPEGTTSNHQLQPVPQLEVRSCVTVSKVLDHSEAGGGCEFEDPSVEPCPPSPDTISEPTPSPTAPDSPKPADVALNRFVVSRFSITHVSDADTGKATGNSEDEPKE encoded by the exons ATGGAGCTCCGCTGAGTGAGCTGTCGTGGCCTTCGTCTCTGGCCGTGGTGGCCGTCTCCTTCTCCGGCCTCTTCACCTTCGTCTTCCTCATGCTGGCCTGCCTCTGCTGCAAGAAGGGGGACATCGGGTTTAAG GAGTTGGACAACACGGAGGGAGAGGAGTACCAGGCGGATCTCTCCGTTCTGACCTCGCCAAACTCCCAGAACGGCCCGGAGGTCTACATCCTCCCCCTCACCGAGGTCTCCCTGCCCGTCTCCAAGCAGCCTGGAAGATCTA TCCAGCTGCTGAAGTCATCAGACCTTGGGCGTCATAGTCTTCTCTACCTGAAGGACATCGGACATGGCTGGTTTGGGAAG GTTCTGCTCGGGGAGGTCAACATGGGCCTCAGCACCACCCAGGTGGTGGTGAAGGAGCTGAAAGCCAGTGCCAGTGTCCAGGAACAGATGCAGTTTCTTGAGGAAGTCCAGCCGTACCG GACGCTGCAGCACCCGGCGCTCCTGCAGTGTCTCGCTCAGTGCTCAGAGGTCACTCCCTATCTGCTGGTCATGGAGTTCTGCCCTCTG GGCGATTTGAAAAGTTATCTGAGCGGCTGCAGGTTGACGGACTCAGAGACGCCTGACCCGCTGGTCCTCCAGAGAATGGCCTGCGACGTGGCGTCAGGGCTGCTACACCTCCACAAGAACAACTTCATACACAA CGACCTGGCGCTGCGAAACTGCCTGCTGACCTCAGAGATGACCGTCAAGATCGGAGACTACGGACTCTCACACAGTCGATACAAG GAGGACTATTATGTGACCCCAGACCAGATCTGGGTGCCCCTGCGCTGGATCGCACCTGAACTTATCGATGAGGTTCATGGAAACCTGCTGCTCGTGGACCAAACTAAATCCAGCAATATCTG GTCACTGGGGGTGACAGTCTGGGAGCTGTTTGAGCTGGGAAACCAACCGTACCGACTCTACTCAGACAGACAGGTTCTGACATACGCCGTGAAGGAACAGCAGCTCAAACTCCCCAAACCCCAGATGCAATTCCCGCTGGTGGAGCGATG GTACGAGGTCATGCAGTTCTGCTGGCTTCAGCCGGAGCTCCGCCCCAGCAGTGAGGAAGTCCACCTCCTTGTTACTTACTTGTGTGCCAAAGGCTCCAGCGAGGCAGAGGAGGACTTTGAACAGCGATGGAACACGCTGAAACCCAATCTGCTCGGCAGCGCCACGCACACGTCCCTCATCTTGACCCCGACAGCCGCCTCCACGGACGGCACCAGGCAAACTTCGGCGGGGGAGCgggcctcctctgcctcttcctctttcCCCCTGCTGGATCACTTCTCAGACAGCTACCAGTCCGACACCGGTGATGACCTGCTGACTGTCACAGAGACAAGTCATGGCCTCAACTTTGAGTACAAGTGGGAGGAAGCCCGAGCCGAGCAGCCCTACTGCTCGTCCTCTACAAGCGGGCCTCTGGGCCAGGGGAACCCACACTACCAGGACATCTACTACTCAAGTAAAGGAAGCCCCTCCGAGGGTTGTAAAGGTGGCAGCTTGAGCTCGAGCGTTTCCCCGTCCTACTATGAATCTGAACACCCCAGTGTCGTCCCAGTGCTGAGCGCTCACAGCCCTTCAGTCAGCAGCGAGTACTACATCCGTATCGAAGAAACTGCCGACTGCAGCATCAACATGGACGACCACATCGAGGACTACAGCCCAAGTCATGAAGCCAGCAACAGCAGGTCATCTTCTGAGAGTGGAACTGCTGCGCCCCCTCCTCAACCCATTGCCTACTGGTCTACCGCCAACAACACACAATCTACTTCCTATGACTCTGACACGAGCCCGACCGTGCAGCTAACCACGGCGCCACTGTTGAGACGGTCATCTAACACCAGCCTAACTAAGCTAAGTCACTCCCATGACTCATCCTCCCGTCAGACTGACTACTGTGAACCCCAGTGCTCATCCAAACCAAGAACACGTCAGCCGGAAATGGAGTCTTCACCAGCAAACGCCAGCCGTCCTACAGGTCAGTCGGAGAACCTGTCTTCATCACATGCAGTTAGCAGCCCGAGTTTAGGGTTCTGCGACCCGTACCTCGAAGCCAGTGACACCTGCCGCAACAAAGTGGACCCCCTTGAAAAGACCCTCCCCGTTGTGAACCACGTTAGCGTCGACTTAGGGACGGACGACAGCCTACTGGTGAGTCAAGAAGCTAACCACGAGCTCTTGGATGAGGTCACCCACTGGACCTCAAACCGTTCAGCCAACAACAACATCCTGAGCTTCGACAGCCGACACTCAGTCGGCTGCAATTATCTGGACCTTCACTACGACCCCAGAGCTATGTGGTCATTGACCAAAGCTACCACAAAAACATTCCACAACATTAGGTCTGTCGAGGCGGAGGGAGCGGTGTCTGGTTCCGATAGAAACCCCTCAGAACTAGGCTCGTATATTTACCTGTGCCCCAAAGACAGAGAGACACTTCACTCAGAGCCTAAAATGGTACCTGAGCCAATCCATGTGAACTCTCCTTCATTTAAAGAGCCCaaagagagagcaggagaacTGGCTTCTTCTGGTTTAAGAGACCAACAGCTCCCTTATCAAAGCAGCTCAGAAAGAGAGGAAGACGTTAGTTTTAGGGCGAGAGGCATCGGTCTGGGGGATCTTGGCATCTGTAGTGAGGACGAAGAGGACGACATCGCTGATATCACATCTGGCTTATTTGCCGACTTCAACCTTGACTTTGCCGAAGACGAGGAGCTGAGCCCACTTAAAAATCTTGGGGGTACCCCCGTATCCACAGACGCCTTCACTTTGTCTATGGAAAGCCCCAGTGACCAAGCCTTCAGCCCCGACCCGTTCCCACTCCTACCGAAATCCCTCGACAGCGGCTACGACACAGAGAACAACGCCTCTCCCGAGTTCATCTTCAGAGAGTTCGAGGACTTCCAGGAAAGTTACGGCAGCCAGACCCTGGAAGAAGAAAGCGGGACCCTGCAACATGTCCGTTTGGCTCAGGGGTTTTCCAAAAGAGCTGCCGAGCTGAAGCTGACGGGTCAGACGGAAAAGAACCCGTACAGGGACTCTGCTTATTTCTCTGAATCCGAAAATGAGAAAACGCCGCGAGAGGAAGGGACTCGATTCTTCTCCAGTGATTGTGACGTTCATGCAGACCGCTGCGATGACGCACTCATTCAAAGGGAAGTCAAGTGCGAACAGCTGAAAATGTGCCACCTCTGGGAGGGTGATCAAAGTTCTAACCGTCTAGATTCGGCCCCGGCGTTGTCCATGCTGGCGCCGTTCCCGGCGCAGATGGGCGGCTGTCTCACGAAGGAGTCTGCCCCTGCTGAAAACAATCTGGACTTGGAGACGGAACACTCGGGAGAGGAGCAGTGCACGGAACTCTCCGCAGAGTCGGAATCGGCGTCTGGGGTTCAAGAGGCTTCAGCTAACTGCGAGGATGGGAACAAGGCGGGGGACAGCTGCTGTGCGGGGCActtctcctcctcagactcCACTCTGGACGACTACAGGGAGGAAAACGGTGAGCGAtccacagaagaggaggagattcCAGAATTCAACCACGTTCCGGAAGAGACGGAAGACAGAGGGAAGAGTCTTATAAACGGAGAAGACTTTGAGGACATCGATGCAGAGGAGTGTGACTCACAAGACAGTTTGTGCGAAGAATCCAACGGCCACGTGGACCTCTCGTCGTCGTCGTCGCTGTTGGAGCTGTGCGGGGAGAACGTCAGGGCTCcgctggaggaggcggaggatgAAGACGACTCGGACGACAGCGAGTCTGACGAGGAGTTGAGGATCTACAAcatccaggaggaggagagtgaggagagcgaggaggacCTGAGCACGGTGCCGGTGGTGGTGAGCGACTGCAGCAGCGCCTCCCACCTGCGCAGCCTCCTGAAGATGCCCTCCGTGATCAGCCAGTCTTTCTGTGATGAGCTGGAGCGCAAGAAGAAAGCTGTGTCCTtctttgatgatgtcacagtgtTCCTCTTTGACCAG GAGAGTCCAACGGGCGAGTTGGCCGACTACACCTTCTCCAACTGTGGGGAGTCGAGCAAGCCTCCAGAGGGAACCACGTCGAACCACCAGCTCCAACCTGTCCCTCAACTTGAAGTCCGGTCCTGTGTCACGGTTTCCAAAGTCCTGGACCACTCAGAAGCGG GTGGTGGTTGTGAGTTTGAAGACCCTTCTGTCGAACCCTGCCCGCCTTCACCCGACACCATCTCCGAACCTACTCCCTCCCCTACTGCACCCGACTCTCCCAAACCTGCCGATGTAGCACTTAACCGTTTTGTCGTGTCACGATTCTCCATCACGCACGTCTCCGATGCCGACACCGGTAAAGCTACAG GAAACAGTGAGGACGAGCCAAAAGAATAA
- the aatka gene encoding serine/threonine-protein kinase LMTK1 isoform X2 yields the protein MNGRRLGSRLGPSALRSHTPDQYFISTWDWDSVTVTVLRVAGRSSAPSSSVGTIVSFWNMRIQGVQLLKSSDLGRHSLLYLKDIGHGWFGKVLLGEVNMGLSTTQVVVKELKASASVQEQMQFLEEVQPYRTLQHPALLQCLAQCSEVTPYLLVMEFCPLGDLKSYLSGCRLTDSETPDPLVLQRMACDVASGLLHLHKNNFIHNDLALRNCLLTSEMTVKIGDYGLSHSRYKEDYYVTPDQIWVPLRWIAPELIDEVHGNLLLVDQTKSSNIWSLGVTVWELFELGNQPYRLYSDRQVLTYAVKEQQLKLPKPQMQFPLVERWYEVMQFCWLQPELRPSSEEVHLLVTYLCAKGSSEAEEDFEQRWNTLKPNLLGSATHTSLILTPTAASTDGTRQTSAGERASSASSSFPLLDHFSDSYQSDTGDDLLTVTETSHGLNFEYKWEEARAEQPYCSSSTSGPLGQGNPHYQDIYYSSKGSPSEGCKGGSLSSSVSPSYYESEHPSVVPVLSAHSPSVSSEYYIRIEETADCSINMDDHIEDYSPSHEASNSRSSSESGTAAPPPQPIAYWSTANNTQSTSYDSDTSPTVQLTTAPLLRRSSNTSLTKLSHSHDSSSRQTDYCEPQCSSKPRTRQPEMESSPANASRPTGQSENLSSSHAVSSPSLGFCDPYLEASDTCRNKVDPLEKTLPVVNHVSVDLGTDDSLLVSQEANHELLDEVTHWTSNRSANNNILSFDSRHSVGCNYLDLHYDPRAMWSLTKATTKTFHNIRSVEAEGAVSGSDRNPSELGSYIYLCPKDRETLHSEPKMVPEPIHVNSPSFKEPKERAGELASSGLRDQQLPYQSSSEREEDVSFRARGIGLGDLGICSEDEEDDIADITSGLFADFNLDFAEDEELSPLKNLGGTPVSTDAFTLSMESPSDQAFSPDPFPLLPKSLDSGYDTENNASPEFIFREFEDFQESYGSQTLEEESGTLQHVRLAQGFSKRAAELKLTGQTEKNPYRDSAYFSESENEKTPREEGTRFFSSDCDVHADRCDDALIQREVKCEQLKMCHLWEGDQSSNRLDSAPALSMLAPFPAQMGGCLTKESAPAENNLDLETEHSGEEQCTELSAESESASGVQEASANCEDGNKAGDSCCAGHFSSSDSTLDDYREENGERSTEEEEIPEFNHVPEETEDRGKSLINGEDFEDIDAEECDSQDSLCEESNGHVDLSSSSSLLELCGENVRAPLEEAEDEDDSDDSESDEELRIYNIQEEESEESEEDLSTVPVVVSDCSSASHLRSLLKMPSVISQSFCDELERKKKAVSFFDDVTVFLFDQESPTGELADYTFSNCGESSKPPEGTTSNHQLQPVPQLEVRSCVTVSKVLDHSEAGGGCEFEDPSVEPCPPSPDTISEPTPSPTAPDSPKPADVALNRFVVSRFSITHVSDADTGKATGNSEDEPKE from the exons atgaatgGAAGACGCCTGGGGTCGAGGTTGGGGCCGTCGGCTCTCCGTTCTCACACTCCGGACCAGTACTTCATCTCCACATGGGACTGGGACTCAGTCACTGTCACGGTGCTCAGAGTGGCTGGCCGCTCCTCCGCTCCGTCTTCCTCCGTCGGCACCATCGTCTCTTTCTGGAACATGAGGATCCAAGGAG TCCAGCTGCTGAAGTCATCAGACCTTGGGCGTCATAGTCTTCTCTACCTGAAGGACATCGGACATGGCTGGTTTGGGAAG GTTCTGCTCGGGGAGGTCAACATGGGCCTCAGCACCACCCAGGTGGTGGTGAAGGAGCTGAAAGCCAGTGCCAGTGTCCAGGAACAGATGCAGTTTCTTGAGGAAGTCCAGCCGTACCG GACGCTGCAGCACCCGGCGCTCCTGCAGTGTCTCGCTCAGTGCTCAGAGGTCACTCCCTATCTGCTGGTCATGGAGTTCTGCCCTCTG GGCGATTTGAAAAGTTATCTGAGCGGCTGCAGGTTGACGGACTCAGAGACGCCTGACCCGCTGGTCCTCCAGAGAATGGCCTGCGACGTGGCGTCAGGGCTGCTACACCTCCACAAGAACAACTTCATACACAA CGACCTGGCGCTGCGAAACTGCCTGCTGACCTCAGAGATGACCGTCAAGATCGGAGACTACGGACTCTCACACAGTCGATACAAG GAGGACTATTATGTGACCCCAGACCAGATCTGGGTGCCCCTGCGCTGGATCGCACCTGAACTTATCGATGAGGTTCATGGAAACCTGCTGCTCGTGGACCAAACTAAATCCAGCAATATCTG GTCACTGGGGGTGACAGTCTGGGAGCTGTTTGAGCTGGGAAACCAACCGTACCGACTCTACTCAGACAGACAGGTTCTGACATACGCCGTGAAGGAACAGCAGCTCAAACTCCCCAAACCCCAGATGCAATTCCCGCTGGTGGAGCGATG GTACGAGGTCATGCAGTTCTGCTGGCTTCAGCCGGAGCTCCGCCCCAGCAGTGAGGAAGTCCACCTCCTTGTTACTTACTTGTGTGCCAAAGGCTCCAGCGAGGCAGAGGAGGACTTTGAACAGCGATGGAACACGCTGAAACCCAATCTGCTCGGCAGCGCCACGCACACGTCCCTCATCTTGACCCCGACAGCCGCCTCCACGGACGGCACCAGGCAAACTTCGGCGGGGGAGCgggcctcctctgcctcttcctctttcCCCCTGCTGGATCACTTCTCAGACAGCTACCAGTCCGACACCGGTGATGACCTGCTGACTGTCACAGAGACAAGTCATGGCCTCAACTTTGAGTACAAGTGGGAGGAAGCCCGAGCCGAGCAGCCCTACTGCTCGTCCTCTACAAGCGGGCCTCTGGGCCAGGGGAACCCACACTACCAGGACATCTACTACTCAAGTAAAGGAAGCCCCTCCGAGGGTTGTAAAGGTGGCAGCTTGAGCTCGAGCGTTTCCCCGTCCTACTATGAATCTGAACACCCCAGTGTCGTCCCAGTGCTGAGCGCTCACAGCCCTTCAGTCAGCAGCGAGTACTACATCCGTATCGAAGAAACTGCCGACTGCAGCATCAACATGGACGACCACATCGAGGACTACAGCCCAAGTCATGAAGCCAGCAACAGCAGGTCATCTTCTGAGAGTGGAACTGCTGCGCCCCCTCCTCAACCCATTGCCTACTGGTCTACCGCCAACAACACACAATCTACTTCCTATGACTCTGACACGAGCCCGACCGTGCAGCTAACCACGGCGCCACTGTTGAGACGGTCATCTAACACCAGCCTAACTAAGCTAAGTCACTCCCATGACTCATCCTCCCGTCAGACTGACTACTGTGAACCCCAGTGCTCATCCAAACCAAGAACACGTCAGCCGGAAATGGAGTCTTCACCAGCAAACGCCAGCCGTCCTACAGGTCAGTCGGAGAACCTGTCTTCATCACATGCAGTTAGCAGCCCGAGTTTAGGGTTCTGCGACCCGTACCTCGAAGCCAGTGACACCTGCCGCAACAAAGTGGACCCCCTTGAAAAGACCCTCCCCGTTGTGAACCACGTTAGCGTCGACTTAGGGACGGACGACAGCCTACTGGTGAGTCAAGAAGCTAACCACGAGCTCTTGGATGAGGTCACCCACTGGACCTCAAACCGTTCAGCCAACAACAACATCCTGAGCTTCGACAGCCGACACTCAGTCGGCTGCAATTATCTGGACCTTCACTACGACCCCAGAGCTATGTGGTCATTGACCAAAGCTACCACAAAAACATTCCACAACATTAGGTCTGTCGAGGCGGAGGGAGCGGTGTCTGGTTCCGATAGAAACCCCTCAGAACTAGGCTCGTATATTTACCTGTGCCCCAAAGACAGAGAGACACTTCACTCAGAGCCTAAAATGGTACCTGAGCCAATCCATGTGAACTCTCCTTCATTTAAAGAGCCCaaagagagagcaggagaacTGGCTTCTTCTGGTTTAAGAGACCAACAGCTCCCTTATCAAAGCAGCTCAGAAAGAGAGGAAGACGTTAGTTTTAGGGCGAGAGGCATCGGTCTGGGGGATCTTGGCATCTGTAGTGAGGACGAAGAGGACGACATCGCTGATATCACATCTGGCTTATTTGCCGACTTCAACCTTGACTTTGCCGAAGACGAGGAGCTGAGCCCACTTAAAAATCTTGGGGGTACCCCCGTATCCACAGACGCCTTCACTTTGTCTATGGAAAGCCCCAGTGACCAAGCCTTCAGCCCCGACCCGTTCCCACTCCTACCGAAATCCCTCGACAGCGGCTACGACACAGAGAACAACGCCTCTCCCGAGTTCATCTTCAGAGAGTTCGAGGACTTCCAGGAAAGTTACGGCAGCCAGACCCTGGAAGAAGAAAGCGGGACCCTGCAACATGTCCGTTTGGCTCAGGGGTTTTCCAAAAGAGCTGCCGAGCTGAAGCTGACGGGTCAGACGGAAAAGAACCCGTACAGGGACTCTGCTTATTTCTCTGAATCCGAAAATGAGAAAACGCCGCGAGAGGAAGGGACTCGATTCTTCTCCAGTGATTGTGACGTTCATGCAGACCGCTGCGATGACGCACTCATTCAAAGGGAAGTCAAGTGCGAACAGCTGAAAATGTGCCACCTCTGGGAGGGTGATCAAAGTTCTAACCGTCTAGATTCGGCCCCGGCGTTGTCCATGCTGGCGCCGTTCCCGGCGCAGATGGGCGGCTGTCTCACGAAGGAGTCTGCCCCTGCTGAAAACAATCTGGACTTGGAGACGGAACACTCGGGAGAGGAGCAGTGCACGGAACTCTCCGCAGAGTCGGAATCGGCGTCTGGGGTTCAAGAGGCTTCAGCTAACTGCGAGGATGGGAACAAGGCGGGGGACAGCTGCTGTGCGGGGCActtctcctcctcagactcCACTCTGGACGACTACAGGGAGGAAAACGGTGAGCGAtccacagaagaggaggagattcCAGAATTCAACCACGTTCCGGAAGAGACGGAAGACAGAGGGAAGAGTCTTATAAACGGAGAAGACTTTGAGGACATCGATGCAGAGGAGTGTGACTCACAAGACAGTTTGTGCGAAGAATCCAACGGCCACGTGGACCTCTCGTCGTCGTCGTCGCTGTTGGAGCTGTGCGGGGAGAACGTCAGGGCTCcgctggaggaggcggaggatgAAGACGACTCGGACGACAGCGAGTCTGACGAGGAGTTGAGGATCTACAAcatccaggaggaggagagtgaggagagcgaggaggacCTGAGCACGGTGCCGGTGGTGGTGAGCGACTGCAGCAGCGCCTCCCACCTGCGCAGCCTCCTGAAGATGCCCTCCGTGATCAGCCAGTCTTTCTGTGATGAGCTGGAGCGCAAGAAGAAAGCTGTGTCCTtctttgatgatgtcacagtgtTCCTCTTTGACCAG GAGAGTCCAACGGGCGAGTTGGCCGACTACACCTTCTCCAACTGTGGGGAGTCGAGCAAGCCTCCAGAGGGAACCACGTCGAACCACCAGCTCCAACCTGTCCCTCAACTTGAAGTCCGGTCCTGTGTCACGGTTTCCAAAGTCCTGGACCACTCAGAAGCGG GTGGTGGTTGTGAGTTTGAAGACCCTTCTGTCGAACCCTGCCCGCCTTCACCCGACACCATCTCCGAACCTACTCCCTCCCCTACTGCACCCGACTCTCCCAAACCTGCCGATGTAGCACTTAACCGTTTTGTCGTGTCACGATTCTCCATCACGCACGTCTCCGATGCCGACACCGGTAAAGCTACAG GAAACAGTGAGGACGAGCCAAAAGAATAA